In one Balaenoptera musculus isolate JJ_BM4_2016_0621 chromosome 20, mBalMus1.pri.v3, whole genome shotgun sequence genomic region, the following are encoded:
- the ARHGDIA gene encoding rho GDP-dissociation inhibitor 1: MAEQEPTAEQLAQIAAENEEDEHSVNYKPPAQKSIQEIQELDKDDESLRKYKEALLGRVAVSADPNVPNVVVTRLILVCSTAPGPLELDLTGDLESFKKQSFVLKEGVEYRIKISFRVNREIVSGMKYIQHTYRKGVKIDKTDYMVGSYGPRAEEYEFLTPMEEAPKGMLARGSYNIKSRFTDDDRTDHLSWEWNLTIKKEWKD, from the exons ATGGCTGAGCAGGAGCCCACAGCCGAGCAGCTGGCGCAGATTGCGGCTGAGAACGAGGAGGATGAGCACTCGGTCAACTACAAGCCCCCGGCCCAGAAGAGCATCCAGGAGATCCAGGAGCTGGATAAGGACGACGAGAGTCTGCGCAAGTACAAGGAGGCCCTGCTGGGCCGTGTGGCCGTGTCCGCCG ACCCCAACGTCCCCAATGTTGTGGTGACCCGACTGATCCTGGTTTGTAGCACCGCCCCGGGCCCCTTGGAGCTGGACCTGACAG GTGATCTGGAGAGCTTTAAGAAGCAGTCCTTTGTGCTGAAGGAGGGTGTGGAATACAGGATAAAAATCTCCTTCCGG GTGAACCGAGAGATCGTGTCCGGCATGAAGTACATCCAGCACACGTACAGGAAAGGCGTTAAGA TTGACAAGACCGACTACATGGTGGGGAGCTATGGGCCTCGGGCAGAGGAATACGAGTTCCTGACCCCCATGGAGGAGGCCCCCAAGGGCATGCTGGCTCGAGGCAGCTACAACATCAAGTCCCGCTTCACAGATGACGACAGGACTGACCACCTGTCCTGGGAGTGGAACCTCACCATCAAGAAGGAGTGGAAGGACTGA